The sequence below is a genomic window from Candidatus Omnitrophota bacterium.
AGATGCGCGAGGGCCTTGAGCTGTTGAACGATGAGGTGCGGGAAGCCAAGTCCCGACAGATTTCTCAGAAATCCGACGAGCTGCAGCTGTTCCGGAAGAACACGGCGCGCGACCTCAGCCAAGAGCGCGATCGCATTGCCAAGGACATTCTGCAGGAGATCCAAAAGGGCATCGAGGAGTATGCGAAAGCCAACGGATTTTCGCTCATCGTGGACGATCGCTCATTGCTCTATGGGATGCCGACGTACGATGTGACCGATGCCGTGCTCACCGCCCTCAACGGGAAGACTGGCAAACCTTCGCCAACACCCAAAGCCCCATAAGAATGATGGCAGGGATTCAACGGCGGTCATCGCTATCACAATGAGTGAACCGCAGCGCACCATTGCCAAAGATGTCTTCTTCAACGGCGTGGGCATCCACACCGGGCTGCCGGTGTCGGTGCGCGTGCTGCCCGCACCGGCAAGCGTGGGCATCGTGTTTGTGCGCACCGATCTGCCGCATCGCCCCGCGATCCCGGTGCGTTCGGCCCACGTGAGCCTCAATCGCAGCATCCGGCGGACCACCGTGTCCAAGGACGGCGTTGAGATCCAAACGGTGGAGCACTTCATGGCGTCTTTGTGGGGGCTCGGCATCGATAATGCCTATGTGGAAGTCAGCGGCCACGAGATGCCGGGGCTGGACGGATCGGCGGCGGAATTCCTCCGGCATCTGGCGGCCGCCGGTGTCATGGCCCAGGAGGCCTCGCGCCGCTATGTCTCGTTGCGCGATCCGGTGTGCGTCGAAGAGGATGGTTCGTCGATCGGCGTCTTTCCCGCGCCGGATCTTCGGATTTCGTATCTGTTGAGCTACCCGCATCCGCAGCTCAAATCGCAATTCGTCTCATTTGCGGCCGCTGACGGCGCGCCGTTTGCCGAGGCGATCGCGCCCGCCCGCACCTTCTGCCTGAAAGAGGAAGCCGAGCAGCTGCGCGCCGCCGGCTTGGGCAAGGGAGCGAATTATGACAACACGCTCATCGTGGGCGAGGCGGGGGTCATCAACAATACGCTGCGATTCGACGACGAATTCGCGCGGCATAAAATCCTGGATCTCCTCGGCGATCTCTATCTGCTGGGCGCGCCGCTGCGCGCGCATGTCATCGCGGTCAAGAGCGGCCACGCCCTCAACGTCAAGCTCATCAAGAAGCTGGACCAGGCGCTGGAGCAATGGAAGCTGGGGTCGCTGCAATCCGCGACGACGGATGTCATGGTGGGGCCGCAGCTGGACATCACCCAGATCCAAAAGATCCTGCCGCACCGATATCCGTTCTTGCTCGTCGACCGGGTCATCGAACTCACCGAAACCCGCGCCGTCGGAATCAAATGCGTGACGATCAATGATTATTTTTTCCGCGGCCATTTTCCCGACCGCCCGGTCATGCCGGGGGTGCTGATGGTGGAAGCGATGGCCCAGGTGGGCGGCATCATCATCCTCAATAAGGCGGAGCATAAAGGCAAATTCGCCTACTTCATGGCGGTGGATCGTGTGAAATTCCGCAAGCCGGTCGTGCCGGGGGACGTGCTGGTCATTGAGGCCGAGCTAGGCAAACTCCGTTCGCGGACCGGGCAGGTGCTCGGCCGCGTCTTGGTCGATGGCAAAGTGGTCTGCGAGGGCGAGATGCTCTTTGCTTTGAGCGAATAAATGGCCGCGTCCTCCGCTCTCCGGCGGCGCGCTGGGACCACCGTGCACCCGACGGCGATCGTCCATCCGAAGGCGAGGCTCGGCCGCGGGGCGGCCATCGGGCCCTATACAGTGATCGGCGCGCGCGTGGCCATCGGCGATCGGACGGTGGTGGGCGCGCACGGCGTCATCGAGGGCGAGACGACCATCGGGCAGGAGTGCGAAATTTTCACCGGAGCGGTGATCGGCAGCATTCCGCAGGATCTGAAATACCGCGGCGAGCGCAGCCGGCTCATCATCGGCGATCGGAACAAAATCCGCGAGTATGTCACGATCAATCCCGGCACCACTGGCGGCGGGGGGAAAACGGTCATCGGCTCCGACTGTCTCCTCATGGCGTATTCGCACGTCGCGCATGATTGCGCCATCGGCAACCAGGTCGTCATGGCGAATAGCGCGGCACTCGCCGGCCACATTGTCGTGGAAGATCGGGCCACCATCGGCGGATTGGTGGGGATCCATCAGTTTGTGCGGGTCGGCACCCTGGCGTTTATCGGCGGCTGCTCCCGCGTGGCCCAGGATGTGCCGCCGTATGCCACGTGCGTGGGCTATCCGGCGAAAGTCTTCGGCGTGAATATCGAGGGGCTGCGGCGCGCCGGCCTCTCCACCGAT
It includes:
- a CDS encoding OmpH family outer membrane protein, with translation MKTSVAICYLLSAICGPMVSGVSFVEAAELKIGYVNLAKVFDSYDRTKASDAVLERKGKQKEAEMETKLTELKKMREGLELLNDEVREAKSRQISQKSDELQLFRKNTARDLSQERDRIAKDILQEIQKGIEEYAKANGFSLIVDDRSLLYGMPTYDVTDAVLTALNGKTGKPSPTPKAP
- the lpxC gene encoding UDP-3-O-[3-hydroxymyristoyl] N-acetylglucosamine deacetylase, with translation MSEPQRTIAKDVFFNGVGIHTGLPVSVRVLPAPASVGIVFVRTDLPHRPAIPVRSAHVSLNRSIRRTTVSKDGVEIQTVEHFMASLWGLGIDNAYVEVSGHEMPGLDGSAAEFLRHLAAAGVMAQEASRRYVSLRDPVCVEEDGSSIGVFPAPDLRISYLLSYPHPQLKSQFVSFAAADGAPFAEAIAPARTFCLKEEAEQLRAAGLGKGANYDNTLIVGEAGVINNTLRFDDEFARHKILDLLGDLYLLGAPLRAHVIAVKSGHALNVKLIKKLDQALEQWKLGSLQSATTDVMVGPQLDITQIQKILPHRYPFLLVDRVIELTETRAVGIKCVTINDYFFRGHFPDRPVMPGVLMVEAMAQVGGIIILNKAEHKGKFAYFMAVDRVKFRKPVVPGDVLVIEAELGKLRSRTGQVLGRVLVDGKVVCEGEMLFALSE
- the lpxA gene encoding acyl-ACP--UDP-N-acetylglucosamine O-acyltransferase, translated to MAASSALRRRAGTTVHPTAIVHPKARLGRGAAIGPYTVIGARVAIGDRTVVGAHGVIEGETTIGQECEIFTGAVIGSIPQDLKYRGERSRLIIGDRNKIREYVTINPGTTGGGGKTVIGSDCLLMAYSHVAHDCAIGNQVVMANSAALAGHIVVEDRATIGGLVGIHQFVRVGTLAFIGGCSRVAQDVPPYATCVGYPAKVFGVNIEGLRRAGLSTDVKDRLHHAFRVLFHSKLSMSHAVQQVAEEADSCPEIHHLLAFIRDSTRGVCRA